One window from the genome of Macrobrachium rosenbergii isolate ZJJX-2024 chromosome 2, ASM4041242v1, whole genome shotgun sequence encodes:
- the LOC136843268 gene encoding uncharacterized protein: MFLDTGSQRSFISTSLACKLKLKVIREVKLNLASFASQSVTGEYETVGGRVHLGKRVVRVKLVVHDHVVTPIHNLGLESVKKQLEDCWWRLDTLGISPDEQYTEPEITAMIQVQQSVVKMQLGYQVSLPFKGMQCPSNNYCNAAVQLSALEKQFQKDPGYRESYQRVLDTYLSSGFIGEVSDPRNNGYFMHYFGVRKESSTTPLRIVFNASSRRKGELSLNDCLYTGPNLVELLYDLLLRFRSNPYAVISDIIKASL; this comes from the exons ATGTTTTTGGATACTGGTAGCCAGAGGAGCTTTATTTCAACATCATTGGCTTGtaaattgaaattgaaagtaataagagaggtaaagttaaatttagcctcCTTTGCTTCTCAGTCAGTCACGGGAGAATACGAGACTGTTGGTGGTAGAGTTCATCTGGGAAAACGTGTGGTTAGAGTAAAGTTAGTTGTTCATGATCATGTTGTTACCCCCATTCATAATTTGGGATTAGAAAGCGTCAAAAAACAACTGGAAG ATTGTTGGTGGAGACTGGACACCCTGGGTATTTCCCCTGATGAACAATATACTGAGCCAGAGATAACTGCGATGATACAGGTGCAACAGAGTGTAGTGAAGATGCAATTGGGTTATCAGGTTAGCTTACCTTTCAAAGGGATGCAATGTCCGAGTAACAATTACTGTAATGCTGCCGTGCAGCTCAGTGCTTTGGAAAAGCAGTTTCAGAAGGATCCTGGGTACAGAGAGTCGTACCAGCGAGTCCTTGATACTTATTTGAGCTCAGGCTTCATTGGAGAAGTTTCTGACCCCCGAAACAATGGATATTTTATGCATTACTTTGGAGTGAGGAAAGAGAGTAGCACAACTCCGTTGCGCATTGTTTTCAATGCGTCTTCTAGGCGTAAGGGCGAATTGTCCCTGAACGACTGCCTGTATACTGGCCCAAATTTGGTCGAGCTTCTGTATGACCTATTGTTGAGGTTCCGATCAAATCCCTATGCTGTCATTAGTGATATCATTAAGGCCTCCCTCTGA
- the LOC136843272 gene encoding uncharacterized protein, whose amino-acid sequence MKSFYVDNFLKTYDSVPEMKAECKQVKVLLADTGMPLTGWASNVVEFDEEVEADEPKVVTVLGMKWDRSKDALSLKGGKKMNESVRDGKLTKLKLFSLLVSNFDPLGLVSPVFMKGKLLLQDLWGEGVEWGEVLSLERQHQAQEILEQLESVEVFGV is encoded by the coding sequence ATGAAGTCATTTTATGTGGACAACTTTTTGAAAACTTACGATTCAGTGCCTGAGATGAAAGCTGAGTGCAAGCAGGTGAAAGTGTTGTTGGCAGACACAGGTATGCCCTTAACAGGTTGGGCAAGCAATGTGGTGGAGTTTGATGAAGAAGTGGAAGCTGATGAACCAAAGGTGGTGACTGTGTTAGGTATGAAGTGGGATAGAAGTAAGGACGCGCTGAGTCTGAAGGGTGGAAAGAAGATGAATGAGTCTGTGAGGGATGGAAAACTCACGAAACTTAAGTTATTTTCATTGCTCGTGTCGAATTTTGACCCGTTAGGATTGGTTAGTCCAGTGTTCATGAAAGGAAAGCTATTGTTGCAGGATTTGTGGGGAGAAGGGGTTGAATGGGGTGAGGTGCTGTCACTGGAGAGACAACATCAAGCTCAGGAGATACTCGAGCAGTTAGAGTCAGTGGAAGTTTTTGGAGTTTGA